The window ATGTCGATCACCGCAGCGGTGCGGCCAACCGTTGCGAGATTGCCCGCGTGGCGGTAGCGGAAAGCCGGCGTCTCGGCGCGCCCGGCGAGGCGCGATCGAATCAGCCTGGCGACAAAGGCACCCTGCTGTTTGGCGGCCGGGGCAATGCCCGGGACACGGTGCCCATGCTCGTCGATCACGGCCGCCGTGTCGCCAATCACAAACACCGAGGGGTGACCGGCGACCGACAAGTCGCGCTCGACCAAGGTCCGCCCGGCGTTGTCGGCTTCAACACCCAGCCAGTCTGCAGCCGGTGAAGCGGCCACACCCGCCGCCCACAACACCGTTGCCGCGGGAATCGGGGTGTCGCCCACCACCACGCCGTCGGCGTCGCAGTGTGTGACAGCGTTGCCCAGCCGCACCTCCACGCCCAAGTGTGCGAGCGCGCGCGCGGCGTAGTCGGAGAGACGTGTTGGCAGGGCGGCCAACACCCGTGGCCCGGCTTCAACGAGGATCACGCGCGCCTTGCGCGAATCGATACGCCGAAAATCCGGGGCGAGGGTCCATCTGGCCAACTCCGCAATCGTCCCGGCCAACTCCACACCGGTCGGGCCCGCGCCAACCACGACAAAGGTGAGCAAGCGTTGCCGCTCGGCGTCGTCATCAGACATCTCGGCCTTCTCGAACGCGAGCAACACGCGCTGGCGAATGCGAGTGGCATCGTCGATGCTTTTCAGCCCCGGCGCGTGGGGCACCCATTCCGGGTGACCGAAGTACGCGTGCTGCGCCCCGGTGGCCAGGATCAGGTAGTCGTAAGGCACACGGCGCGTTCGGGTGATCACGCACTGCGCAGTGGCATCCACGCCGCACACCTCGTCGAGCAGCACCGTGGCGTTGCGTTGTTTGCGCAGAATGCTGCGAATCG of the Pseudomonadota bacterium genome contains:
- a CDS encoding NAD(P)/FAD-dependent oxidoreductase yields the protein MKKPDIVIVGAGFGGLFATTGLRRVDANITVIDRQNYHLFQPLLYQVATAGLAPSDIAWPIRSILRKQRNATVLLDEVCGVDATAQCVITRTRRVPYDYLILATGAQHAYFGHPEWVPHAPGLKSIDDATRIRQRVLLAFEKAEMSDDDAERQRLLTFVVVGAGPTGVELAGTIAELARWTLAPDFRRIDSRKARVILVEAGPRVLAALPTRLSDYAARALAHLGVEVRLGNAVTHCDADGVVVGDTPIPAATVLWAAGVAASPAADWLGVEADNAGRTLVERDLSVAGHPSVFVIGDTAAVIDEHGHRVPGIAPAAKQQGAFVARLIRSRLAGRAETPAFRYRHAGNLATVGRTAAVIDMPFLKLTGWLAWWVWGIAHIYFLIGVRSPLLVALNWLRQYVTYGRGARLITGRWSR